A single window of Thalassomonas viridans DNA harbors:
- the metH gene encoding methionine synthase — translation MKQSDSFDLFTQQLKDRILILDGAMGTMIQAYKLEEQDYRGERFADWHCDVKGNNDLLVLTQPDIIRDIHREYLEAGADILETNTFNATTIAMDDYEMADISAEINKVAAQLARELADEYNRKTPDKPRFVAGVLGPTNRTCSISPDVNDPAFRNITFEQLKEAYIESTLALIEGGSDIILIETIFDTLNAKAAIFAVEEAFERVNLRLPVMISGTITDASGRTLSGQTTEGFYNSLRHAKPVSFGLNCALGPVELRQYVEELSRISDVAVSAHPNAGLPNAFGEYDFSVADMNSHVKEWAESGFLNIIGGCCGTTPEHIRGMLESVEGVKPREIKARDIACRLSGLEALNITNDTLFVNVGERTNVTGSAIFKRLITEENYDQAIAVALQQVENGAQIIDINMDEGMLDSKAAMVRFLNLIAGEPDIAKVPVMIDSSKWDILEAGLQCIQGKGIVNSISLKEGEEIFRHQAKLLRRYGAAVIVMAFDEVGQADTRERKFEICQRAYRILVDEIGFPPEDIIFDPNIFAVATGIEEHNNYALDFIEAVADIKQHLPHAMVSGGVSNVSFSFRGNNPVREAIHAVFLYHAIKNGMDMGIVNAGQLAIYSDIPENLRLAVEDVIQNSDPGATERLLDVAEAFRGQGGSKSSAVDLSWRELPVNKRLEHALVKGINEYIVEDTEAARLEAQRPLDVIEGPLMDGMNIVGDLFGAGEMFLPQVVKSARVMKQAVAYLNPFIEAEKTQASSNGKVLLATVKGDVHDIGKNIVGVVLQCNNYDIIDLGVMVSCEEILRVAREEKVDIIGLSGLITPSLDEMVHVAKEMKRQDFELPLLIGGATTSKAHTAVKIEPQYQHPVVYVANASRSVSVVTSLLSDELRPAFMERQTDEYQRVRERHYKKGPRSSLVSLEQARDNAVPISFEHYTPVTPNKLGVTVLDELDLTVVRNYIDWTPFFMTWQLSGKYPKILEHELIGEEAQKLFNDANAMLDDLIDNKKVKARAVFGLFPAVRDQDDLILYRDDTRDEELMTLHQLRQQSKKPAGQYNRCLSDYVADKASGIQDYAGAFAVSAGFGVDELVKVYDEDHDAYNSILLKAVADRLAEASAEYLHMKIRTEYWGYAPDEALDNEALIREQYQGIRPAPGYPACPEHTEKGLLWQLLNVKENIGMELTSSYAMWPGAAVSGWYFAHPDAKYFAVAKVAKDQVEDYARRKDMTLPQAERWLAANLDYEPE, via the coding sequence ATGAAGCAGTCCGACTCTTTTGATTTATTTACGCAGCAACTCAAAGACAGGATATTAATTCTTGATGGCGCCATGGGCACTATGATCCAGGCGTACAAGCTTGAAGAGCAGGATTACCGCGGTGAGCGTTTTGCCGACTGGCACTGTGACGTTAAGGGCAATAATGATCTTCTGGTATTAACCCAGCCGGATATTATCCGCGACATTCACCGGGAGTATCTGGAAGCCGGGGCTGATATCCTGGAAACCAATACCTTTAATGCCACCACCATCGCCATGGATGATTACGAAATGGCGGATATCAGTGCAGAGATCAACAAGGTGGCGGCGCAGCTGGCGCGCGAGCTGGCGGATGAATATAACCGCAAGACGCCGGACAAGCCCAGGTTTGTCGCCGGGGTACTGGGGCCGACTAACCGTACCTGCTCGATATCGCCGGATGTCAATGATCCCGCTTTTCGTAACATCACCTTTGAGCAGCTAAAAGAGGCTTATATCGAGTCCACTTTGGCGCTGATCGAAGGCGGCTCGGATATTATTTTGATCGAAACCATTTTCGATACCCTCAATGCCAAGGCGGCCATCTTCGCGGTGGAAGAGGCTTTTGAGCGGGTAAACCTCAGGCTGCCGGTGATGATTTCCGGCACCATAACCGATGCTTCCGGGCGTACCTTGTCCGGGCAAACCACGGAAGGCTTTTATAATTCCCTGCGTCATGCCAAGCCGGTTTCTTTTGGCCTGAACTGCGCCTTGGGGCCGGTGGAACTGCGCCAGTACGTGGAAGAGCTGAGCCGTATCAGTGATGTTGCGGTTTCCGCCCACCCCAATGCCGGTTTGCCCAATGCCTTTGGCGAATATGACTTCTCGGTGGCGGACATGAACAGCCATGTGAAGGAATGGGCCGAGTCCGGGTTTTTAAATATTATCGGCGGTTGCTGCGGCACCACCCCCGAGCATATCAGGGGCATGTTGGAGTCGGTTGAAGGTGTCAAACCCAGGGAAATCAAAGCCCGGGATATTGCCTGCCGCTTGTCCGGCCTGGAAGCCCTGAACATTACCAATGATACCCTGTTCGTGAATGTCGGCGAGCGCACCAATGTTACCGGCTCGGCGATCTTTAAGCGGCTGATCACCGAAGAGAATTACGACCAGGCCATCGCCGTGGCGCTGCAGCAGGTGGAGAACGGCGCGCAGATCATCGACATCAACATGGATGAAGGCATGCTGGACTCAAAAGCCGCCATGGTGCGCTTTTTGAACCTGATCGCCGGTGAGCCGGATATTGCCAAGGTGCCTGTGATGATCGACTCTTCCAAGTGGGATATTCTTGAAGCGGGCCTGCAATGTATCCAGGGCAAGGGCATAGTTAACTCTATCAGCTTAAAGGAAGGCGAGGAAATTTTCAGGCACCAGGCCAAGCTTTTGCGCCGTTACGGCGCTGCCGTGATCGTCATGGCTTTTGATGAAGTGGGGCAGGCAGACACCCGCGAGCGCAAGTTTGAGATTTGTCAGCGCGCCTACCGTATCCTGGTGGATGAGATAGGTTTTCCGCCGGAAGATATTATTTTTGATCCCAATATTTTTGCCGTGGCCACCGGTATTGAAGAGCATAATAACTATGCCCTCGACTTTATCGAGGCGGTGGCGGACATTAAGCAACACCTGCCGCATGCCATGGTGTCCGGAGGGGTATCCAATGTTTCTTTCTCTTTTAGGGGCAATAACCCGGTGCGTGAAGCCATACACGCGGTGTTTTTATACCATGCCATTAAAAACGGCATGGATATGGGTATAGTGAATGCCGGTCAGCTTGCCATCTACTCGGATATTCCGGAAAACCTGCGCCTTGCGGTGGAAGATGTTATCCAAAACAGCGATCCCGGTGCTACCGAGCGCCTGCTGGACGTGGCGGAAGCCTTCCGCGGCCAGGGGGGCAGTAAAAGCTCGGCGGTGGATTTAAGCTGGCGGGAATTGCCGGTGAATAAACGCCTGGAGCATGCCCTGGTCAAAGGCATCAACGAATATATAGTCGAAGATACCGAAGCAGCCAGGCTTGAAGCACAAAGGCCGCTGGATGTGATTGAAGGGCCGCTGATGGACGGCATGAATATCGTCGGCGATCTGTTCGGCGCCGGGGAAATGTTTTTGCCCCAGGTGGTGAAATCTGCCCGGGTTATGAAGCAGGCGGTGGCCTATCTTAACCCCTTTATCGAAGCGGAGAAAACCCAGGCCAGCTCCAACGGTAAAGTACTGTTGGCGACGGTGAAAGGAGATGTTCATGACATCGGCAAGAATATCGTCGGCGTGGTTTTGCAGTGCAACAACTATGACATTATCGATCTTGGGGTGATGGTGTCCTGTGAAGAGATCTTACGGGTGGCCCGTGAGGAAAAGGTCGATATTATCGGCCTGTCCGGTTTGATCACCCCGTCGCTGGACGAAATGGTGCATGTGGCGAAAGAAATGAAACGCCAGGACTTTGAGTTGCCGCTCCTGATTGGCGGGGCCACCACGTCAAAAGCCCATACCGCGGTGAAAATCGAGCCCCAGTACCAGCATCCTGTGGTGTATGTGGCCAACGCTTCCCGTTCGGTTTCCGTGGTCACCAGCTTATTGTCGGATGAATTGCGGCCGGCATTTATGGAGCGCCAGACGGATGAATACCAGCGGGTGCGGGAACGCCATTACAAAAAAGGGCCGAGATCCAGCCTGGTTTCCCTGGAGCAGGCACGCGACAATGCCGTACCCATCAGCTTCGAGCATTATACCCCGGTAACCCCGAATAAGCTTGGTGTTACCGTACTGGATGAACTGGATCTGACTGTGGTCAGGAATTATATCGACTGGACGCCGTTTTTCATGACCTGGCAGTTGTCCGGCAAGTACCCGAAGATCCTTGAGCATGAGCTTATCGGCGAAGAAGCGCAAAAGCTCTTTAACGACGCCAATGCCATGCTGGATGATTTGATCGATAACAAGAAAGTGAAAGCCCGGGCGGTGTTTGGTTTATTCCCGGCGGTGCGGGATCAGGATGATTTAATCCTGTACCGGGATGATACGCGTGACGAAGAATTGATGACCTTACATCAGTTGCGTCAGCAAAGTAAGAAACCGGCAGGCCAGTATAACCGCTGTTTATCGGATTATGTTGCCGATAAAGCCTCGGGGATTCAAGATTATGCCGGTGCTTTCGCCGTCTCCGCCGGTTTTGGCGTCGATGAGCTGGTAAAAGTTTATGATGAAGATCACGACGCCTATAACAGTATCCTGTTAAAAGCGGTGGCGGATCGCCTGGCCGAGGCCAGCGCCGAATACCTGCATATGAAGATACGTACCGAATACTGGGGTTATGCCCCGGATGAAGCTTTGGATAACGAAGCCCTGATCCGTGAACAATACCAGGGCATACGCCCGGCGCCGGGTTATCCTGCCTGTCCCGAGCACACGGAAAAGGGGCTGTTGTGGCAGCTGCTGAACGTGAAAGAAAATATCGGCATGGAACTAACGTCCAGTTATGCCATGTGGCCGGGAGCTGCGGTTAGCGGCTGGTATTTCGCCCATCCGGATGCCAAGTATTTTGCCGTAGCCAAGGTAGCCAAAGATCAGGTGGAGGACTATGCCCGCCGTAAAGACATGACCCTGCCGCAAGCTGAACGCTGGCTGGCGGCTAACCTGGATTATGAGCCTGAGTAA
- a CDS encoding S9 family peptidase, producing the protein MKNILKTALIASALSLAGISASQAEQLTIERIYSSPSLNGPSPKSLTFSPDGSRVTYLQGKTEDLNRYDLWEYNLASKENKLLVDSQELFSGKEVLSDEEKARRERQRIYGQGIMEYKFSKDGTALLFPLNGDIYYYDLASKTSKRLTKTPEFETDVKFSPKGKYVSFIREQNIYAINIKSGKEIQLTTDGKGTIKNGMAEFVAQEEMDRMTGYWWSPNEKHIAFLRVDESPVQTVIRNEIYAEEIKLIEQRYPATGSNNVKIQLATVDLEDQDIRFIDTGKEQNIYLPRVKWLPNSKSLSYQWQSRDQKTLKLNLYNLKSRKQKTLLTENSDHWINLHHDLKFLKDSKSFIWASERDGFKHLYHFDIKGKLITQLSKGEWVVDSLKSVDEENGWVYFTGRADTPLERHLYKVPLDGKAPEHVVRVTKRNGFHSITFSRDNRTYIDKFSNIQTPQQVSLHQVNGEHITWLEQNQITDSHPLKPYYEDIVMPEFGSLQSDDGKATLYYKLFKPKNMVPGKKYPVIVNVYGGPHAQRVTNKWQGAAMSQYMVQQGYIVYQLDNRGSNYRGTAFEFPIYENLGVVEVADQISGVKFLHTLPYVDKERIGIFGHSYGGYMALMTMFKAGEYFKAGVSGAPVTDWLLYDTHYTERYLNHPQSNAFGYQQSSVFPYVSGLQGPLMVYHGMADDNVLFTNTTKLIKSLQDENKVFELMTYPGSKHSMRGKKVKVHLNNTIMGFFNRHFNVTPALAESSSDETKAAATGS; encoded by the coding sequence ATGAAAAATATACTAAAAACGGCTTTAATCGCGTCGGCTTTATCGCTCGCCGGTATCTCAGCTAGCCAGGCAGAGCAGTTAACCATAGAAAGGATCTACAGCTCCCCGTCATTAAACGGCCCCAGTCCCAAGTCCTTGACTTTTTCTCCCGACGGCAGCCGGGTCACCTACCTGCAGGGTAAAACCGAAGATTTAAACCGTTATGACCTGTGGGAATATAACCTGGCCAGCAAAGAAAACAAATTGCTGGTTGACTCCCAGGAATTGTTCAGCGGCAAAGAAGTCCTTTCCGATGAAGAAAAAGCCCGCCGTGAGCGCCAGCGCATCTACGGCCAGGGCATCATGGAATATAAATTCTCAAAAGACGGCACCGCCCTGCTGTTTCCCCTCAACGGCGATATCTATTATTACGATCTGGCCAGCAAAACCTCGAAGCGCCTGACCAAAACCCCGGAATTTGAAACCGACGTCAAATTTTCTCCCAAAGGAAAATACGTCTCTTTTATCCGCGAGCAGAACATTTACGCCATCAATATCAAAAGCGGGAAAGAAATCCAGCTGACCACAGACGGCAAAGGCACCATTAAAAACGGCATGGCGGAATTTGTCGCCCAGGAAGAAATGGACCGTATGACCGGCTACTGGTGGTCGCCGAACGAAAAGCATATCGCTTTCTTACGGGTGGACGAATCCCCGGTACAAACCGTGATCCGCAATGAAATTTACGCCGAAGAAATCAAGCTGATCGAACAAAGATATCCCGCCACCGGCAGCAACAATGTCAAGATCCAGCTGGCAACGGTAGATCTTGAAGACCAGGACATCCGCTTTATCGATACCGGCAAAGAGCAAAACATTTACCTGCCGCGGGTAAAATGGCTGCCCAACAGCAAAAGCCTGTCTTACCAGTGGCAGAGCCGGGATCAGAAAACCCTCAAGCTTAACCTTTATAACCTGAAAAGCCGCAAGCAGAAAACCTTGCTGACGGAAAACTCAGATCACTGGATCAACCTGCATCACGATCTCAAGTTTTTAAAAGATTCCAAGTCTTTTATCTGGGCCTCGGAGCGCGACGGCTTTAAACACCTCTACCATTTCGATATCAAAGGCAAACTCATCACCCAACTCAGCAAAGGCGAGTGGGTGGTGGACTCCCTGAAAAGCGTCGATGAAGAAAATGGCTGGGTTTATTTTACCGGCCGCGCCGATACCCCGCTGGAAAGACATTTATATAAAGTGCCGCTGGACGGCAAAGCCCCCGAGCATGTGGTACGGGTAACCAAACGCAACGGTTTCCACAGCATCACTTTTTCGCGGGACAACCGCACCTATATCGACAAGTTCTCCAATATCCAGACGCCGCAGCAGGTAAGCCTGCACCAGGTTAACGGCGAACACATTACCTGGCTGGAGCAAAACCAAATCACCGACAGCCATCCGCTTAAACCTTATTATGAAGATATCGTGATGCCGGAATTCGGCTCGCTGCAGTCCGATGACGGTAAGGCTACCCTTTACTACAAGTTGTTTAAACCTAAAAACATGGTGCCGGGGAAAAAGTACCCGGTTATCGTCAATGTCTACGGCGGCCCGCATGCGCAAAGGGTAACCAACAAATGGCAGGGCGCCGCCATGAGCCAGTATATGGTGCAGCAGGGTTACATTGTCTATCAGCTGGATAACCGCGGCTCCAACTACCGGGGCACGGCATTTGAATTCCCCATCTATGAAAACTTAGGTGTGGTAGAAGTTGCCGATCAGATCTCCGGGGTGAAGTTCCTGCATACCTTACCTTATGTCGATAAAGAGCGCATCGGTATCTTTGGCCACTCCTACGGCGGTTATATGGCATTGATGACCATGTTTAAGGCGGGGGAATACTTTAAAGCCGGCGTATCCGGCGCCCCGGTTACCGACTGGTTATTGTATGATACCCACTATACCGAACGTTACCTCAACCACCCACAAAGCAATGCTTTCGGCTACCAGCAAAGCAGCGTTTTCCCTTATGTCAGCGGCTTACAGGGACCGTTAATGGTGTATCACGGAATGGCGGATGACAATGTGCTCTTTACCAACACCACTAAGCTAATCAAAAGCCTGCAGGACGAGAATAAGGTCTTTGAACTTATGACCTACCCCGGCAGCAAACACAGCATGCGCGGCAAAAAGGTAAAAGTGCATTTAAACAATACCATTATGGGCTTTTTTAACCGCCACTTTAATGTAACTCCGGCTCTCGCCGAAAGCAGCAGCGACGAAACTAAAGCCGCTGCTACAGGGAGCTAA
- the mutS gene encoding DNA mismatch repair protein MutS yields MTTTDFSSHTPMMRQYLTIKAEFPHILVFYRMGDFYELFFDDAKKASDLLDISLTARGKSGGNAIPMAGVPYHAVESYLAKLVQLGESVALCEQIGDPATSKGPVERKVVKVVTPGTVSDEALLSDRQDNLIVAIAETAQGFGLAYLDMTSGRFVLTEPRNSEQLQAELQRLSPAELLYPESFSQMPLIEQRKGLRRRPDWEYDLDTAVKLLNQQFGTKELSGFGVSEQTRGLAAAGCLFQYVKDSQRTALPHIRAIISESSATGVVLDAATRRNLELTVNLSGGLENTLASILDKSATPMGSRLLKRWLHFPLRELSTLTNRQNAISDILAQDLQEELFQLLKPLGDVERIVSRIALRSARPRDFARLRNALQQLDELQQVLATSPKDYLLQLAQQTQPMPQIQHLLEQAIVENPPVLIRDGGVIAPGYHQELDRLRDLSDGATDFLAEIEEREKARTGIHSLKVGYNKVHGFFIEVGRASSGDVPPEYIRRQTLKNNERYITEELKQHEETVLSAQSKFLALEKRLYEELFDQVLPQLAELQQLAQGLAELDVLNTFAERAETLNYVKPQLNSQPGVEIEAGRHPVVEQMTEEAFIANPVALNQDRKMLIITGPNMGGKSTYMRQTALIVLLAHIGCYVPASTAKIGMVDRIFTRIGASDDLASGRSTFMVEMTETANILHNATDKSLVLLDEIGRGTSTYDGLSLAWACAEMLANKTRAFTLFASHYFELTLLAEQIPSLANVHLDAVEHNDNIIFMHAVQEGAASKSFGLQVAQLAGVPKTVIHRAKQRLAELENQQAPSILPASEASFEQLPLMDNNHPVVDVLAATDINDLSPRQALDLLFNLKEQL; encoded by the coding sequence ATGACGACGACAGATTTTTCCTCCCATACCCCTATGATGCGCCAGTATCTGACCATTAAAGCCGAGTTTCCCCATATATTGGTGTTTTACCGCATGGGAGATTTTTACGAGCTGTTTTTTGACGATGCTAAAAAAGCCTCGGATTTGCTGGATATTTCCCTCACCGCCCGGGGCAAGTCCGGCGGCAATGCCATTCCTATGGCGGGCGTGCCTTATCATGCGGTGGAATCTTATCTGGCGAAATTAGTCCAGCTAGGTGAATCGGTTGCCCTGTGTGAGCAAATCGGCGATCCCGCCACCAGCAAAGGTCCGGTAGAACGTAAAGTCGTCAAAGTCGTTACTCCGGGCACAGTCAGCGACGAGGCGCTATTATCGGATCGGCAGGATAACCTGATTGTCGCCATTGCCGAAACCGCCCAGGGATTCGGTTTGGCTTACCTGGACATGACCAGCGGCCGTTTTGTGTTAACTGAGCCCAGAAACAGTGAGCAGTTACAGGCGGAATTGCAGCGTTTATCCCCGGCGGAATTACTTTACCCCGAGTCTTTCTCCCAAATGCCTTTGATCGAACAAAGAAAAGGCCTGCGCCGCCGTCCCGACTGGGAGTACGATCTCGATACCGCGGTAAAACTGCTCAATCAACAGTTTGGCACCAAAGAGCTGTCGGGTTTTGGCGTAAGCGAGCAAACCCGTGGCCTGGCCGCCGCCGGTTGCCTGTTTCAATACGTTAAAGACAGCCAGCGCACCGCCCTGCCCCATATCCGGGCCATTATCAGCGAATCTTCGGCTACCGGCGTCGTGCTGGACGCCGCCACCCGGCGCAACCTGGAATTAACCGTCAACCTTTCCGGCGGTCTGGAAAATACCCTGGCATCGATCTTAGATAAAAGCGCCACCCCTATGGGTTCCCGGCTGCTCAAACGCTGGCTGCATTTCCCGCTAAGAGAACTAAGCACACTGACCAACCGGCAAAACGCCATCAGCGATATTCTAGCGCAGGACCTGCAGGAAGAGTTGTTTCAGCTGCTTAAACCTTTAGGGGATGTAGAACGTATCGTCTCCCGTATCGCCTTAAGATCTGCCCGGCCGCGGGATTTCGCCCGCCTGCGTAACGCCCTGCAGCAACTGGACGAATTACAGCAGGTACTGGCAACCAGCCCCAAAGACTATTTACTGCAACTGGCCCAACAAACCCAGCCAATGCCGCAAATTCAGCACTTGCTGGAACAAGCAATAGTAGAGAACCCGCCGGTACTGATCCGGGATGGCGGCGTGATCGCCCCCGGCTATCACCAGGAGCTGGACAGGTTAAGGGATTTAAGCGACGGCGCCACCGATTTCCTGGCGGAAATCGAAGAAAGGGAAAAAGCCCGCACCGGCATCCACAGCCTGAAAGTAGGTTACAACAAGGTACACGGCTTCTTCATTGAAGTAGGTCGCGCTTCCTCAGGTGATGTGCCGCCGGAATATATCCGCCGCCAGACCCTGAAAAACAACGAGCGTTATATTACCGAAGAACTGAAACAGCACGAAGAAACCGTGCTCAGCGCCCAAAGTAAATTCCTGGCCCTGGAAAAACGCCTGTACGAAGAACTTTTCGACCAGGTATTGCCACAACTGGCAGAGTTACAGCAACTGGCCCAGGGACTGGCAGAGCTGGACGTACTCAACACCTTCGCGGAAAGGGCAGAAACCTTAAACTATGTAAAACCGCAATTAAACAGCCAGCCCGGCGTCGAAATCGAAGCGGGCCGCCACCCGGTGGTAGAGCAGATGACGGAAGAGGCCTTTATTGCCAACCCGGTTGCCTTAAACCAGGACCGGAAAATGCTGATCATTACCGGCCCGAACATGGGCGGTAAATCGACTTATATGCGCCAAACCGCCTTAATAGTATTGCTAGCCCATATCGGCTGTTATGTCCCCGCCAGTACGGCAAAAATCGGCATGGTAGACCGTATCTTCACCCGTATCGGCGCTTCCGACGACCTCGCCAGCGGCCGCTCTACTTTCATGGTGGAAATGACAGAAACCGCCAATATTTTACATAACGCCACAGATAAAAGCCTGGTGCTGCTCGATGAAATCGGTCGTGGTACCAGCACCTACGACGGTTTATCCCTGGCCTGGGCCTGCGCAGAAATGCTCGCCAATAAAACCCGCGCCTTTACCCTGTTCGCCAGCCATTATTTCGAGCTGACCCTGCTGGCAGAGCAAATCCCCAGCCTGGCCAATGTTCACCTGGATGCGGTTGAGCATAATGATAATATTATTTTCATGCACGCGGTGCAGGAAGGGGCCGCCAGCAAAAGTTTCGGCCTGCAGGTGGCACAACTGGCCGGTGTACCGAAAACCGTGATCCACAGGGCAAAACAAAGATTGGCGGAACTGGAAAACCAGCAGGCACCGTCGATCTTACCGGCAAGTGAAGCCAGCTTTGAGCAGCTGCCGCTGATGGACAATAACCATCCTGTGGTGGATGTTTTAGCGGCCACCGATATTAATGACTTGAGTCCGAGACAGGCGCTGGATTTACTCTTTAACCTGAAAGAACAGCTGTAA
- a CDS encoding homoserine O-succinyltransferase has translation MPIKIPDQLPALSILDNENIFVMSEHRAVNQDIRPMEVAILNLMPNKIETEVQILRMLANTPLQINVEFVRIHAEESRHTPKEHLDTFYRLFDDIRDKQYDGLIVTGAPLALLDYHQVTFWDKICEVFDWAEKNVTSTMFSCWAAHAALYHHYGINRHLRDNKLSGVYEHSPLDAREQLTRGFDGCFKVPHSRYGYISKEDYLAIPGLRILAESEEAGVYLAASENKQQVYLTGHPEYDASTLAEEYQRDLQADLAPAIPENYFPQNNPDKSPLSSWRSHGSLLFTNWLNYYVYQITPYKLDADNIQAIHPGV, from the coding sequence ATGCCCATTAAAATTCCGGATCAGTTACCCGCTTTATCCATTCTTGATAATGAAAATATCTTTGTCATGTCTGAGCACAGGGCGGTTAACCAGGACATTCGTCCGATGGAAGTGGCCATTCTCAACCTGATGCCGAATAAAATCGAAACCGAAGTACAAATCTTACGTATGCTGGCTAATACGCCGTTGCAGATCAATGTCGAGTTTGTGCGTATTCATGCCGAAGAATCCCGGCATACGCCGAAAGAGCACTTGGATACTTTTTACCGCCTGTTTGACGATATCAGGGACAAACAATACGATGGCCTGATCGTTACCGGGGCACCGCTGGCCCTGCTTGATTATCATCAGGTGACTTTCTGGGATAAGATCTGCGAGGTCTTTGACTGGGCGGAGAAAAACGTTACTTCCACCATGTTTTCCTGTTGGGCTGCCCATGCCGCCCTCTATCATCATTACGGCATTAACCGCCATTTGCGTGATAACAAGCTTTCCGGGGTATATGAGCATAGTCCGCTGGATGCCAGAGAGCAGCTGACCCGGGGCTTTGACGGCTGTTTTAAGGTGCCGCATTCCCGCTATGGCTATATCAGTAAAGAAGATTACCTTGCCATTCCGGGGCTGAGAATATTGGCCGAATCCGAAGAGGCGGGCGTATATCTGGCTGCCAGTGAAAACAAGCAGCAGGTATACCTGACCGGGCACCCCGAGTATGATGCCAGCACCCTGGCGGAAGAGTACCAAAGGGATCTGCAGGCTGATTTAGCTCCGGCAATACCCGAGAATTATTTCCCGCAAAACAATCCGGACAAGTCGCCGCTCAGCTCCTGGCGCAGTCACGGCAGTTTATTGTTTACCAACTGGCTCAACTATTACGTTTACCAAATTACACCTTACAAACTGGATGCCGACAATATCCAGGCTATCCATCCGGGAGTTTAA
- the recA gene encoding recombinase RecA, translating to MDDNKEKALSAALSQIERQFGKGSIMKLGENRSMEVETISTGSLGLDVALGAGGLPLGRVVEIYGPESSGKTTLTLEVIAEAQRNGKVCAFVDAEHALDPIYAEKLGVNINDLLVSQPDTGEQALEICDMLTRSGAIDVIVVDSVAALTPKAEIEGDMGDSHMGLQARMLSQAMRKLTGNLKQSNTMLIFINQIRMKIGVMFGSPETTTGGNALKFYASVRLDIRRIGAVKSGDEIVGNETRVKVVKNKIAPPFKQVEFQILYGEGINSLGELIDLGVQHKMVEKAGAWYSYNGERIGQGKANATKYLDEHPEMAQEIDGRLRELLLTRNVDSEAKEESASE from the coding sequence ATGGACGATAACAAAGAAAAAGCACTTTCAGCGGCGTTAAGCCAAATTGAGCGTCAGTTCGGTAAGGGCTCAATCATGAAGCTGGGTGAGAACCGCAGCATGGAAGTTGAGACTATTTCTACCGGATCTCTGGGTCTGGACGTCGCCTTAGGTGCCGGTGGTTTACCTTTAGGCCGTGTTGTTGAAATTTATGGTCCTGAGTCCAGCGGTAAAACGACCTTGACCCTGGAAGTGATTGCCGAAGCCCAACGCAACGGTAAAGTATGTGCCTTCGTTGATGCCGAGCACGCCCTTGACCCGATTTATGCGGAGAAACTGGGTGTTAACATCAATGATCTTTTAGTTTCCCAACCGGACACCGGTGAGCAGGCATTAGAGATTTGTGACATGCTAACCCGTTCCGGTGCCATCGACGTGATCGTGGTTGACTCGGTAGCGGCATTAACGCCGAAAGCGGAAATCGAAGGGGATATGGGTGACTCCCACATGGGTCTGCAGGCCCGTATGTTATCCCAGGCGATGCGTAAGCTTACCGGTAACCTGAAGCAGTCCAACACCATGCTGATCTTTATCAACCAGATCCGTATGAAGATAGGTGTGATGTTCGGCAGCCCGGAAACTACTACCGGTGGTAACGCCCTGAAATTCTATGCTTCGGTACGTCTGGATATCCGCCGTATCGGCGCGGTGAAAAGCGGCGATGAAATTGTCGGTAACGAAACCCGGGTTAAAGTGGTTAAGAACAAGATAGCCCCGCCGTTTAAACAGGTTGAATTCCAGATCCTTTACGGTGAAGGCATTAACAGCCTAGGCGAATTGATCGACCTGGGTGTACAGCACAAGATGGTGGAAAAAGCCGGTGCCTGGTACAGCTATAACGGCGAACGTATCGGTCAGGGTAAGGCAAACGCCACTAAATACCTGGACGAGCATCCGGAAATGGCCCAGGAAATTGACGGTCGCCTGCGTGAGTTGTTATTAACGAGAAATGTTGATAGCGAAGCAAAGGAAGAAAGTGCAAGCGAGTAA